The Pseudomonas sp. GD03919 region GCGGTATCACTCTGGTCGCCGTGCTGTCGGCGGTGTCCGGCGTGACCCGCGGAATCAAGCGGCTCAGCGAGTTGAACATCTGGTTGAGCTTCGTGCTGATCCTGTTCTTCTTCATCTGGGGGCCGAGCCGCTACCTGATCATGTCGCTGGTCGACGCCACCGGCGATTACCTGGCGCACTTCATCGAAATGAGCTTCTGGATGGACGCCAACCGCCAGGATCCGGGCGCCTGGGAAGGCTGGAAATCCAGCTGGCAGGGCTGGTGGACGGTGTTCTACTGGGGCTGGTGGCTGTCCTGGGCGCCCTTCGTCGGCGTGTTCATCGCCCGGGTTTCCCGCGGGCGGACCATCCGTGAGTTCATCCTCGGGGTGATTCTGGTGCCATCGCTGATGACCTTCGTGTGGATCGCCGCATTCGGCGGTACCGCCATGAGCCACGAGCTGTTCGATCAGGGTGGCGTCGCCGCCGCGGTATCCCAGGACGTCGCCAGCGCCTTCTTCGCCACCGTGGACAGCATGGCGCTCGAGGGCCTCGGCACCCTGGCGCTATGGCTGGGCACCCTGCTGGTGGCCACCTACTTCATCACCTCGGCCGACTCCGCCACCTTGGTGCTGACCACCATCATGTCCCACGGCGGCATTCACCCGGCCAAGCGCCATCGGGTGTTCTGGGGCGCGCAGCAGGGGGTGGTGGCCGGTGTGCTACTGTTCGCCGGCGGCACTGCCTCGCTGGCCACCCTGCAGACCGCGGCTATCGCCGGCGCCCTGCCGTTCTCGCTGATCATGCTGCTGATGTGCCTGAGCCTGACCAAGGCCCTGCATGCCGAGGCTGCGGTTCCCGCGCCGGCCAGCTGAGTGGCACTGATCGCGCAGCGCGATCGGCCCTTGCCCCTAGCCCCCACTTGTGGGGGTACCCATAACGACAACAAGAGGCCTCATCTATGAACTCCTGGGTACTCACGCTCTTCGTAGCGCTAAACATCCTCATGTTCCTGATCGCGGCCGCCACCTATGTGTGCCGTGCCGCCCACGAAACCTCCCGACCGGCGGAGTAAGCGCAATGGACTTCTATGAACTGTTCAACTGGGCTCTGCTGGTCGTCACCTTCGCGGTAATGATCGGAATAGGTTTTCTCTCCTCGCGCAAAGTCAGGGACAGCGACGAAGGCGGCTTTCTGCTCGCCGGCCGAAGCCTGGGCGCCTTCGTCGGCGCCAGCACCATAGTCGCCACCGGCTTCAGCGGCTGGGGCTTTATGGGCTCGCCGGCGGTGGCCTACGAGTTCGGCGCCATCGAGTTGCTGGGTAACTTCTTCTTCGCCCCGGCGATGATGATCGCCGTGCTGTTCTTCGCCAATCACATGCAGAAGCGCGCCCTGTGCATGGGCAGCAACACCATCCCCGAGTACATCGGCCAGATCCATGGCGGCGGCGCCGGCGGGCGCCTGCTGCAGGGGGTGGCGGCGGTCATGACCATCGTCCTGCTGATGGTCTTTCTGGTCAGCCAGATCAAGGCGGTGGGCATGCTCGGCGCGTCCTGGCTGAACATCGATATGACCAGCAGCGCCTGGCTGATGATCTCGGTGATCATCCTCTACACCATGCTCGGCGGCCTGGCTGCGGTGGCCTGGACCGACACCGTGATGGTCTGCGGCATGGCCCTGGCCGCGGTGGTGATCATGCTGCAGATGTTCACCAGCGTCGACCTGGGGCTGTGGGAGGCCAACCTCAACGGTATCGACCCGAACCTGCTCAACCCGGTCACCGCGGCGCCCTACGGCGCGAGCAAGGCTTCGGTGTTTCTGGTGCTGCCCTATGCCTTCCTGTTCGCCGCGGTGTTGCCCTATATGGCCATCCGCTTTCTGGCCTTCCGGCCCAAGGTGAAGATGCACAAGGTCGGGATCTACGTGGCCATTCTCGGCGGCCTGCTCAGCCTGATCCCCATCGTCGGCCTGTACATGCGCGCCTTCGGCCCGCAGCTGGCCGATCCTGACAACGCCATGCCGATGTACCTGCAGACCTTCATGCACCCGGCGCTGCAGGGCTTGATCACCCTGTTCATCATCTTCGCCATGAAGTCCACCGCCAACTCCATGCTGCATACCGTGGCCTCGGCGACCTCGCACGACCTGCGCCTGGCACTGAACAAGCATGCCGAGACAGATTCGCCGCGTGCGCTGATCGTCAACCGTGTCGCGGTGGTGGCGCTGGGGCTGCTCGGCTTGCTGATGATGATGTACGCGCCGCCGTTCATGCTGTCCTGGCTCGGCATCCTCGGCTCCGGCACCCTGCTGGCGGCGATGATCGGCCCGGTGTTCATCTCCACCTTCTGGCGTGGCAACGTCGCCGGCGCGCTGACGGCCATGCTGGTCGGCTTCTTCACCAGCGGCGGTCTGTTGCTGAGCACCGATATCGGCTGGGTGGAAGGACCGTTGCTCGGTTGCCTGGTCTCGTCGCTCTGCTACGTGACGGTATCCGTCCTGACCCGCAGCCGACTGCCGGTGTTGCAGCGCGGGCTCTGAGTCCTGCTCTGTTGAGCAAGGCCACGGTCTTTCTGGAGTCCGTGGCCTTTTGCTATCCGTAGCCCGCCGGTGGCGGGCCCAAGGTTTCTACAGGAGTTCGAACACGATGAGGATCAGCACCAAGGTGGCGTTAGCCGCAGCATTGGTTCTGCTGTTGACCACCAGCCTGTTGTCGCTGATTCTGATCAGCCAGGTGCGCGGCACCTTGCGCCAGCAGGTCGAAACCAGCATCAACGAATCGAGCACGGCGCTGGCGCGCCGGATCGAGGCCTGGCTGAACGCCAAGTTGCAACTGATCGACATGGCTGCGCAGCAGATAGATCTCAATTTCAGCGAGTCGCAGATAGAACAGGTTTTCGCATCAGTCGTGCTCAAGGAGCAGTTTCTCTCCATGTTCGGCGGGCTGGAGGCGACCGGAGGGCGAGCTCTCAGCAACGATCCGGGTTGGCATCCTCCCGCCGATTGGGACGCCCGCCAGCGGCCCTGGTATGCGCAGGCCCGGGACGCCTCGCGAGCCGTGCTAACCGAACCCTACGCGGTAGCCGGGACCGGTGAGGTCCTGATATCTGCAGTGGCTCGGTTCAGCGACGTCGGGGCGTTCAAGGGAGCATTCGGTGGCGACATCCGCTTGCAGACGGTGGCCGACGCGATCAACACCCTGGATTTCAACGGGGCTGGTTATGCCTTCCTGTTGAGCCGCAGTGGCACCATCATTTCCCACCCTGATACCCGCATGAACGGCAAGGCCTACAGCGACCTGTTCGACGGCCAGACACCTCCGCTGGACAAGGGGCTGCAGGAGGCCTGTGACGATGGGCGGCTGCTGCTTTCCTTCACGCCCCTGAGCGATCTTGCGGATATGGATTGGTACATCGGTGTGGTGTTGGACAAGCGCTTGGTCATGGCCGAGGTCGATGCCCTCAGTCAACGTGCCGTGCTCGGCACCCTGCTCGGGGTGGTTGTCAGCCTGGTGCTGCAGGGGTTGTTGATGAGGCGGCTGCTCGAGCCCCTCGATCGGCTCAGGGCTTCTTTGCGCGAGGTCAACAGCGGTCAGGGCGATCTCACGCGTCGTCTGCCGGCCAGCGGTAGCGATGAGATCGCCCTGGTCTCGCGCGAGTTCAACGGCTTTCTGCAGTACCTGCAGGGTTTGATCGGCAAGATGGTCGGTGGCTCGCAGCGGGTGCGTGCCAGTACTGCCCTGACCTGCAACGAAGCCGAGGTGTCCGCCGAGCGTTTGCAGGCGCAATTGCAGGAGCTCGACCAACTGGCCACGGCGATGCAGGAAATGGCGTCCACTGCCGAGGAGGTTGCGCGCAACGCCCAGGCCGCCGCCCAGACGGCGACCGGCGCCAACCTGGAAACCGCAAGCGGCCTCGTCGTGGTTGCGCGCACCAGCCGGGCGATCAAGCAGTTGGCCGCCGATATGGATGACACCGGCCAGGCAATCAATCGGCTGGTCGGGCTCAGCCACGACATCGAGTCGATTCTTGCGGTGATCGTCAGTATTGCCGAGCAGACCAACCTGCTGGCCCTCAACGCGGCAATCGAGGCGGCCCGTGCCGGGGAGTCTGGGCGAGGTTTTGCCGTGGTGGCTGACGAGGTTCGCTCGCTGGCCTCGCGTACCCAGCAATCGACCGAGGAGATCCGCCAGATGATCGACCATCTCCAGAGCGGGGTGAAGGAGGTGGAGGCGCGCATGCGGCAGAGTCGCGACAGCGCCATCTGGACCGCCGAAGATGCCGGCGACGCCAATCGGCTGCTCGAGAGTGTTGGTGAGGCGATCGCCCGGATCAGCGACATGAACCTGCAGATCGCCGCCGCGGCCGAGCAGCAGAGCGCCACTACCGAGGAGATCAACCGCAATACCTGCAACATCCGCGACATCAGCCAGCTGGTCGCCGCCGGCGCTCAACAGCAGGTCCGGCAATGTGGGCTGATGGTCGAGCAGGTGGTCCAACAGGATCAGTTGCTGGGTCGTTTCAACGTGTGAGCCTGCTGCGCGGAGGAGGGCGCTCAGTTGTGGTGAAGACGGCAAGCGCCCTGGCGAGACGGTCTCCGGGGGGCCGCGAGCGTTGTGCAGCAGCGCTCAGCCCAAGGGGCTCTGCTTGCGCTCGCCGCGCGGCGACAGGCCGAACTGGCGGCTGTAGCACTTGGAAAAGTGCGCCGGCGAGGCGAAGCCGCAAGCCAGGGCGACGTCGCGCACCTGGGCATCGCTGCGCAGCAGCAGCTCGCGCGCCCGGTTCAGCCGCAGCTCCAGGTAGTACTGGCTGGGCTTGCGCCCCAGGTACTTGTGGAACAACCGCTCCAGCTGGCGCACCGACACCTCGTTGAGCTGCGCCAGCTCCTCCAGTTCCAGCGGTTCCTCCAGATTCGACTCCATGATCGCCACGATCTGGCTCAGCTTGGGCTGGGCGTTGCCGATCTTCTGCCGCAACGGGATGCGCTGCTGGTCGCGGGCGCTGCGCACCCGGTCGCACAGCATCAGCTCGGCGGCGCGGCTGGCGATCTCGGCGCCGTCGGGCTCGCGGCTGACCAACTGCAGGGTCATGTCCATCGCGGCGGTGCCGCCCGAGCAGGTGTAGCGATCGCGATCCAGCTCGTACAGCTGGTTGGAGATGATGATTCCCGGGAACTTCTCCTTGACCTGCTCGATGTCTTCCCAGTGCAGGGTGCAGCGATAACCCTTGAGCAGGCCGGCGCAGGCCAGCAGGTGGCTGCCGGTGCAGATGCCGCCCAGCGGCACGCCCTGTTCGGCCAGCCGGCGTAGCCATGCGAGCAGCGTCCGGTCGTACTTCTGCGGGATCGGGTTGGCGCCGACGACGAACAGGGCGTCCAGCGGTGGCGCCTGCTCGAAGCTGGTGTCCGCCAGCACGCGCATGCCGTTGCTGGCCGGCACCGGCTCGTTGCCGGCGGCGATAAGCAGGGTACGGTACAGCGGTCGTCTGGCGGCCAGGCCGGCCATGCGCAGGGTCTCGATGGACGAGGCGAAGCCGATGGCGGTGAAGTTGGGGATCAGCAGGAAGCCGAAGGTCTTCAGCGTGCCGCAGGCAGGCGCTTGCGGTTGCAGATATTCGGTGTAGCTCATCTGGTGGTGCTCCTGTCCGGTCCTCGCCAGCGGGAGGCGGGTCAACCCTGTTCGGCCCCCGGCGCGCATGACGCGATCTTACACCGAATTGGCCCTGGCCCGGCGCTGTGGTCCAGGGCGCCACCTGTCTCTGCGCGACATCCCCGGCGTTGGGCCGCCAGGCACCGCCGTCACCGCCCGTCGCGTGATTCGTGGCAGGTCAGTTTGAGCATTTTGACGTCGTATTTAGGCAAATGACCCCCCAGGCTATTTCGCACAATCGATTCCAACAGATGTCTTGCCTATGGCTACGCGAGCCAGCGCGGCGGGCGCTTCACCAACACTGATGTGGCCCTGACGGGTTGCCGGGAGATCGAGATGTTCAGCAAGCAGGATCAGATTCAGGGTTACGACGACGAGTTGCTCGCGGCGATCAATCAGGAAGAGCGCCGTCAGGAAGAGCATATCGAGCTGATCGCCTCGGAGAACTACTGCAGCCAGCGCGTGATGGAAGCGCAGGGCAGCGGCCTGACCAACAAGTACGCCGAAGGTTATCCGGGCAAGCGTTATTACGGTGGTTGTGAATATGTCGACAAGGTCGAGCAGCTGGCCATCGACCGCGCAAAGGCGCTGTTCGGCGCCGACTACGCCAACGTCCAGCCGCACTCCGGCTCCTCGGCCAACAGCGCTGTCTACCTGGCGCTGCTCAATGCCGGCGACACCATCCTCGGCATGAGCCTGGCCCACGGCGGTCACCTGACTCACGGCGCCAAGGTGTCGTCCTCGGGCAAGCTCTACAACGCCGTACAGTACGGTCTGGACACCGCTACCGGTCTGATCGATTACGACGAGGTCGAGCGTCTGGCCGTGGAGCACAAGCCGAAGATCATCGTCGCCGGCTTCTCCGCCTATTCCAAGACCCTGGATTTCCCGCGCTTTCGTGCCATTGCCGACAAGGTCGGCGCGCTGCTGTTCGTCGATATGGCGCATGTGGCGGGCCTGGTCGCTGCGGGTCTGTACCCGAACCCGATCCCCTTTGCCGATGTGGTCACCACCACCACCCACAAGACCCTGCGCGGCCCGCGTGGCGGCCTGATCCTGGCCAAGGCCAACGAAGAAATCGAGAAGAAGCTCAACTCCGCCGTGTTCCCGGGTGCCCAGGGCGGCCCGCTGATGCACGTCATCGCCGCCAAGGCGGTGTGCTTCAAGGAGGCCATGGAGCCGGAGTTCAAGGCTTACCAGCAGCAGGTGATCGACAACGCTCAGGCCATGGCCAGGGTGTTCATCGAGCGCGGCTACGAGGTGGTCTCTGGCGGTACCGACAACCATCTGTTTTTGCTCAGCCTGATCAAACAGGGCCTGACCGGCAAAGAGGCCGATGCTGCCCTGGGCCGCGCCGGCATCACCGTGAACAAGAACGCCGTGCCCAACGACCCGCAGTCGCCGTTCGTGACCTCGGGCATCCGCATCGGTACGCCGGCTGTGACCACTCGAGGTTTCAAGGTCGCCCAGTGCCAGGCGCTGGCCGGCTGGATCT contains the following coding sequences:
- a CDS encoding BCCT family transporter, with the translated sequence MDISESAWLKGLNPVVTLGSLLVIVAVVVGLLLFQEQAALLFDRVRSGITYYFTWYYVLIAALFLFFNAWLACSRFGRIRLGRQDERPEFGYFSWFAMVFSAGQGIGLIFWSIAEPMFHLQGNPFSDGSMNAATAESAMRITFFHWGLHAWSIYCIVALALAYAAFRKNLPLTIRSTLRPLFGRLMDGPLGHAVDILAILATIFGVATSLGLGAQQINAGLSRLLGLDSSILVQLSLIGGITLVAVLSAVSGVTRGIKRLSELNIWLSFVLILFFFIWGPSRYLIMSLVDATGDYLAHFIEMSFWMDANRQDPGAWEGWKSSWQGWWTVFYWGWWLSWAPFVGVFIARVSRGRTIREFILGVILVPSLMTFVWIAAFGGTAMSHELFDQGGVAAAVSQDVASAFFATVDSMALEGLGTLALWLGTLLVATYFITSADSATLVLTTIMSHGGIHPAKRHRVFWGAQQGVVAGVLLFAGGTASLATLQTAAIAGALPFSLIMLLMCLSLTKALHAEAAVPAPAS
- a CDS encoding sodium:solute symporter family protein is translated as MDFYELFNWALLVVTFAVMIGIGFLSSRKVRDSDEGGFLLAGRSLGAFVGASTIVATGFSGWGFMGSPAVAYEFGAIELLGNFFFAPAMMIAVLFFANHMQKRALCMGSNTIPEYIGQIHGGGAGGRLLQGVAAVMTIVLLMVFLVSQIKAVGMLGASWLNIDMTSSAWLMISVIILYTMLGGLAAVAWTDTVMVCGMALAAVVIMLQMFTSVDLGLWEANLNGIDPNLLNPVTAAPYGASKASVFLVLPYAFLFAAVLPYMAIRFLAFRPKVKMHKVGIYVAILGGLLSLIPIVGLYMRAFGPQLADPDNAMPMYLQTFMHPALQGLITLFIIFAMKSTANSMLHTVASATSHDLRLALNKHAETDSPRALIVNRVAVVALGLLGLLMMMYAPPFMLSWLGILGSGTLLAAMIGPVFISTFWRGNVAGALTAMLVGFFTSGGLLLSTDIGWVEGPLLGCLVSSLCYVTVSVLTRSRLPVLQRGL
- a CDS encoding methyl-accepting chemotaxis protein, whose translation is MRISTKVALAAALVLLLTTSLLSLILISQVRGTLRQQVETSINESSTALARRIEAWLNAKLQLIDMAAQQIDLNFSESQIEQVFASVVLKEQFLSMFGGLEATGGRALSNDPGWHPPADWDARQRPWYAQARDASRAVLTEPYAVAGTGEVLISAVARFSDVGAFKGAFGGDIRLQTVADAINTLDFNGAGYAFLLSRSGTIISHPDTRMNGKAYSDLFDGQTPPLDKGLQEACDDGRLLLSFTPLSDLADMDWYIGVVLDKRLVMAEVDALSQRAVLGTLLGVVVSLVLQGLLMRRLLEPLDRLRASLREVNSGQGDLTRRLPASGSDEIALVSREFNGFLQYLQGLIGKMVGGSQRVRASTALTCNEAEVSAERLQAQLQELDQLATAMQEMASTAEEVARNAQAAAQTATGANLETASGLVVVARTSRAIKQLAADMDDTGQAINRLVGLSHDIESILAVIVSIAEQTNLLALNAAIEAARAGESGRGFAVVADEVRSLASRTQQSTEEIRQMIDHLQSGVKEVEARMRQSRDSAIWTAEDAGDANRLLESVGEAIARISDMNLQIAAAAEQQSATTEEINRNTCNIRDISQLVAAGAQQQVRQCGLMVEQVVQQDQLLGRFNV
- a CDS encoding GlxA family transcriptional regulator produces the protein MSYTEYLQPQAPACGTLKTFGFLLIPNFTAIGFASSIETLRMAGLAARRPLYRTLLIAAGNEPVPASNGMRVLADTSFEQAPPLDALFVVGANPIPQKYDRTLLAWLRRLAEQGVPLGGICTGSHLLACAGLLKGYRCTLHWEDIEQVKEKFPGIIISNQLYELDRDRYTCSGGTAAMDMTLQLVSREPDGAEIASRAAELMLCDRVRSARDQQRIPLRQKIGNAQPKLSQIVAIMESNLEEPLELEELAQLNEVSVRQLERLFHKYLGRKPSQYYLELRLNRARELLLRSDAQVRDVALACGFASPAHFSKCYSRQFGLSPRGERKQSPLG
- the glyA gene encoding serine hydroxymethyltransferase, with product MFSKQDQIQGYDDELLAAINQEERRQEEHIELIASENYCSQRVMEAQGSGLTNKYAEGYPGKRYYGGCEYVDKVEQLAIDRAKALFGADYANVQPHSGSSANSAVYLALLNAGDTILGMSLAHGGHLTHGAKVSSSGKLYNAVQYGLDTATGLIDYDEVERLAVEHKPKIIVAGFSAYSKTLDFPRFRAIADKVGALLFVDMAHVAGLVAAGLYPNPIPFADVVTTTTHKTLRGPRGGLILAKANEEIEKKLNSAVFPGAQGGPLMHVIAAKAVCFKEAMEPEFKAYQQQVIDNAQAMARVFIERGYEVVSGGTDNHLFLLSLIKQGLTGKEADAALGRAGITVNKNAVPNDPQSPFVTSGIRIGTPAVTTRGFKVAQCQALAGWICDILDHLGDADVEAQVARLVAGLCADYPVYR